A genome region from Flavobacterium sp. CFS9 includes the following:
- the asnB gene encoding asparagine synthase B produces the protein MSGLLAVIGKGKDPQLVKELSARMSHRGPDESDLHIMENGSIMCHESLSIIDLKSGKQPIQGTNKAWMVHDGEIYNYQELKDTVLKEHTFRTKSDSEVIVHLYEEFGHKFCHMLDGDFAFVIVDGDNYIAARDAVGVKPLYYGLDERGRIYFSSEMKSISDQCKSFSTFPPGHYYTGKTGFVKYYNPEYEDHAKANQKLDLDLIRNTLIEATRKRLMSEVPVGVLLSGGLDSSLTSAIAARLLKESGEKLHSFSIGLDADAPDNKAARAAAAFLGTEHHEIYFTVEEGIEVLEKVIYHIETYDIISVRSGVPLYLLSKVIADKGIKVILSGEGADEVFGGHLYFRNAPSAEEFQDETIERVQKLFTADLLRADKIPMAHGLEARIPFLDKEFLEASIRIKTIEKQPKTYDGIEKYILRKAFDTPEDPYLPEEVLWRQKEQFSDGVGYNWVDELIEFCAGQVSDEQLAGASTEFPYNSPTTKEAYLYRSIFHKFYPEVSSAQTVRKWIPKWQENQDPSGRANAAHVKAGVEASKAGIIA, from the coding sequence ATGTCCGGATTATTAGCTGTTATAGGTAAAGGTAAAGACCCACAACTCGTAAAAGAGCTTTCTGCAAGAATGTCGCATCGTGGTCCTGATGAAAGTGATTTGCATATTATGGAAAATGGCAGTATCATGTGCCATGAAAGTTTGTCGATTATTGATTTAAAATCAGGTAAGCAGCCTATTCAGGGAACTAATAAGGCCTGGATGGTGCATGACGGAGAGATTTACAATTATCAGGAACTAAAAGATACAGTTTTAAAAGAACATACCTTCCGAACAAAATCAGATTCAGAAGTTATCGTGCATCTGTACGAAGAATTTGGACATAAGTTTTGTCATATGCTGGATGGAGACTTTGCTTTTGTAATTGTGGATGGAGATAATTATATAGCAGCCAGAGATGCAGTTGGTGTAAAACCGTTGTATTATGGACTAGATGAGAGAGGGAGAATTTACTTTTCGTCAGAAATGAAATCTATTTCAGATCAGTGTAAATCTTTTTCAACTTTTCCTCCGGGGCATTACTATACAGGTAAAACCGGTTTTGTAAAATATTACAATCCTGAGTATGAAGACCACGCCAAAGCCAATCAAAAATTAGATTTAGATTTAATTCGTAATACTTTAATTGAAGCAACCCGTAAACGTTTAATGAGCGAAGTTCCTGTGGGGGTATTGCTCTCAGGAGGACTAGATTCTTCATTAACGTCAGCAATTGCTGCTCGATTATTGAAAGAGAGCGGAGAAAAACTGCATTCGTTTTCGATCGGATTAGATGCCGATGCACCTGATAATAAAGCGGCAAGAGCTGCGGCAGCATTTTTAGGGACAGAGCATCACGAAATCTATTTTACAGTAGAAGAAGGGATCGAAGTTTTAGAAAAAGTAATCTACCATATCGAAACTTACGATATTATCTCGGTACGATCAGGAGTGCCATTGTATTTGTTGTCAAAGGTAATTGCTGATAAAGGAATAAAAGTAATTCTTTCCGGTGAAGGTGCCGATGAGGTTTTTGGGGGACATTTGTATTTTAGAAATGCACCATCAGCAGAGGAATTTCAAGATGAAACGATCGAAAGAGTGCAAAAATTGTTTACCGCCGATTTACTGCGTGCCGATAAAATACCAATGGCGCATGGATTAGAAGCAAGGATTCCATTTTTGGACAAAGAGTTTTTAGAAGCGTCAATCCGAATTAAAACCATAGAAAAGCAGCCCAAAACATACGATGGAATTGAAAAATACATTTTAAGAAAAGCGTTTGATACACCGGAAGATCCTTATTTGCCGGAGGAAGTTTTATGGAGACAGAAAGAGCAGTTTTCGGATGGAGTGGGATACAACTGGGTAGATGAATTGATTGAATTCTGCGCCGGACAGGTTTCAGACGAACAGCTTGCAGGAGCAAGTACTGAATTTCCATACAATTCACCGACAACCAAGGAAGCTTATCTGTACAGATCAATTTTTCATAAGTTCTATCCGGAAGTTAGTTCAGCACAAACCGTTAGAAAATGGATACCGAAATGGCAGGAAAATCAGGATCCAAGCGGGAGAGCTAATGCAGCGCACGTCAAAGCAGGGGTTGAGGCTTCGAAAGCAGGAATCATTGCTTAA